In the genome of Thermoproteus tenax Kra 1, the window CGACTTTCTGTAGACCTCCAAGAACTCCTTGGACATAGCTACGCTATATTCAGGACGTAGTATTTTATCTCAGTGAACAACAACATAGTGCTTCTGACGCCCTCGCGCCAGCCCGCGCTCAAGCCCGACATCTTGACGCCGCCGTAGGGCAAAGCGTCGAACCTCACCCTAGTGGAGTCGTTTATCATCACGGCGCCGGCCTTTATGGCCCTCGCCACTCGGAACGCCCTCTTGTAGTCAGAGGTAAACACGGCGGACTGTAGGCCGTATTGAGTCCAGTTTGCTAACTCCACGGCCTCTCTCTCGTCCTCAAAGGGCGCCACGGGCAAAACGGGGCCGAAGACCTCCTCTCTAAACGCCTTGGCCTCGGGGGGCCTTCCGTCGAAGGCCACAAGCGTCGGCTCAAAGAAGTAGCCCTTCCTCTGCATCCTCCTGCCTCCGTACAACAGCTTCCCTCCCTTCTCCACGGCGTCTGCCACAATGCCCTCCATGGCCTTCACCATCTTGTCCGATATAACCGGCCCCATCTCTGTGGACTCATCCATGGGGTCCCCCACTTTTATCGCGGCGATCTTCCGCCTCAATATATCCAGGAATTTGTCGTAGACCTTCCTCTCCACGAAGACCCTCTTGGTCGCGTTGCAGTTCTGGCCGGCGTTCTCGAACCTGGCTCTGGCTATAATGGAGGCCGCCGCCTCAAGGTCGGCGTCGGCGAAGACTATGGCGGGATCGGAGCCGCCGGGCGCTATCATGAACTTCTTCCCCCTGCCGGCGGCTTTGGCGGCCACTTGTAGGCCCACCGCCGTGCTCCCCGTGAAGGATATGCCTACCACCTTTGGGTTGTCTACGAACTCGTTGAATATCTCCTCCCCGCTGCCCACAACTACCTGCACGACGCCTTGCGGCACGCCGGCCTTCTGCAATATCTGGGCCATCTTTAGGGCCGTAAGCGGAGTGTGGGAGGAGGGCTTTGCGATCACAGTGTTGCCTGCGGCGATGACGGGGGCTATCTTATGTGCGAAGGTCGAGGCCGGGTTATTGTAGCTGAGGGCTCCCGCCACAACGCCCATGGGCTCCCTGACCTCCATCGCGATCCTGTTCTCGTTGGCCAGGGGGTAGTCGTAGGCGTCGACCCTCGGGATCTTCCCCTCGAGGATATATTTGGCCTCCTCGGCGCTGGCCCTAAATATTTCGATCGCTCTTCGTAGCTCCGCCCTTGCGTCCCTTATAGGTTTGCCGGACTCTGCGACCAACGTGTTTATCAGCGTATCGTCGGCCTCGATAAGATCTGCGGCCCTCCTCAAAAGCTTGGCCCTCTCCCTTAAGGGGAGCTCGGACCATCTATAAAAGGCGTCCTCGGCCTCATCTATAGCCCTCCTCACCTCCTCCCTTGAGGCCGAGGGGAGCACGGCCAACACCTCCTCGGTGGCGGGATTCACAACGACGACGTCCGGCATAGGCCACAAAATCACGATACTTATAAATTTTTCTTTACTAATATATGTTTTTAATTTTTATAATTATTTAATATTATATATCTTTATTCAGGAAATAACCTTTAAATAAGCCATCTAGAGCGGTCTATGGGATTAAGGACGGGGGATCAGTATGTGGAGGGCCTCCGGAGGAGGAAGCACGTCGAGGTCTACGTCTTGGGCAAGTTGGTGGAGGATGTAACGACGCACCCGTTCCTGAAGCCGTCGGTCAAAGCCTTTAAGGCGACATTCGATGCAGCCTTCGATGAAGACACGCGGGCTCTGGCCAGAGTAAAGAGCCCGTTCATAGGCGAGGAGATAAACAGATTCGTCCACATACATCAGGGGCCCGAGGATCTTGTGGCGAAGGTTAAACTGTTGAGGAAGCTGAGCCACAAGGTGGGGACGTGCTTCCAGAGGTGTGTGGGCTGGGACGCCCTCAACACCATGTATATAGTCACGGGCAAGCTCGCCGAGAGGGAGGGCAAGAAGGTCTACTTCGAGAGATTCGTCGAGTATCTGAAGTACGTCCAGAAGAACGACCTGGCGCTGGCGGGGGCTATGACTGACGTCAAGGGAGTAAGATCGCTGAGGCCCCACGAGCAGCCCAACAAGGACGCCTATGTCCACGTTGTTGAGGAGAGGGGCGACGGGATAGTGGTCAGAGGCGCCAAGGCCAATATAACGGGGGTCGCCGTAGTGGACGAGGTAGTCGTCATGCCCACGAGGGCTATGACGGAGAAGGACGCTGAGTACGCCGTGGCCTTCGCAATCCCTCTGGACACGCCGGGCGTCAAAGTCGTCGTGGGGAGACAAGTCAACGACCTCAGGAGGTTCGAGGGGGAGATCGACGGCCTGCCCTATCTGTTCAACCACGAGGGGCTGGTGATATTCGAGGACGTGTTCGTCCCCTGGGAGAGAGTCTTCTTCTATAAGGAGTGGAAACATTCGGGGGAGCTTGTGGAGATATTCGCAAGCTTCCACAGACAGGGCTACGCCGGATGCAAGTCGGGGCTCGGCGATGTCATAATAGGCGCTTCGTTCAATCTAGCTAGACAGCTCGGCATCGCCGACAAGCCCCACGTCCAGGAGAAGCTCACCGAGATGGTGTTTCTGAACGAGACTATGTACTCCGCAGGCCTCGCGGCGAGCTGGGAGGGGAGGAAGCTGTTGAAGGACGGAGGCTGGTGGGTCAACCCCATGTTCGCCAATATAACTAAACATCTGGTGGCGAGGTTCCCCTACGAGATAGCCAGACTCTCCCACGACATTGCCGGAGGCATTATCGCCACGGGACCCAGCGAGGCGGATCTCAAGAACCCCGATCTGAGGAAGCTAATCGAGAAATATATACAAGGAGTGCCGGAGTTTACGGCCGAGGACAGGCTGCGGATGGTGCGCCTGTTGGAGAACATAAGCTTGAGCGCCGCCTACCTCGTTGAGTCTGTCCACGGCGCCGGCAGCCCCCAGGCTCAGCGTATATCTATCCAGAGGCTCTACGATCTTCAGAAGGCCGAGATGATAGCCAGACGCCTCGCCGGTATGACCAACGCCCAGCTGGATCAAAAGGTCGAGCCCCACAAGCCCTCGGACGCAGAAAGATGAAAGTAGGGAGGGCGGCTAGGTCTCCCCCCGTAACGGCGGACCCAAGCCTCAGCATAAGGGATGCCGCCAGACTTATGGCTGAGCGGAGGATAGGGCTCTTGGTTCTGACGAGGGGCAACGAGATCTTCGGCGTGGTGTCCGAGCGGGATATAGTCCGCGCCGTGGCCCAGGGCCTCGACCTCGGCGCACCTATCGGGGCGATAGCCACTAGGAGCGTAATAACTATAGATGCAGAGGCGACCTTAGCGGAAGCTGCGAGGCTTATGCGGGAGAAGGGCGTGAGGCACTTAGTTGTAACAAAGGGCGGGAGGCTCTACGGCGTCCTCTCCATAAGAGATGTCGTCGACGAGATGGCGCACCTCGAGATGGCGGCAGAGGGCGCCATAAACGTCGAACATACAGCCCCTGCAGATTAATAATTATAATTTTTCGACATTAATAAAAATGAAAGAAAAAATAATTAAAATATTCAAAAAATAGCAACTATGGACTTTATATATTGTGACGTAGTAGTGGTAGGATCGGGGTTGGCGGGGCTGCGCGCCGCCATAGCAGCCGCTGAGTCCAAGCCGGATCTCGAGGTGTGCGTAGTGACCAAAGTCTCGGGGCCGAGGTCCCACAGCATTGCCGCCGAGGGAGGAATGGCCGGCGTCCTCTACCCAGAGAAGACGGGCGACAGCGCGGAGCTCCACGCATATGACACAGTGAAGGGAGGCGACTTCCTGGTGGACCAAGACGCTGCGTTGATGTTGGCGCAGGAGGCCCCCAAGGAGATATTCTACCTCGAGAAGCTCGGCGTGCCGTGGAACCGCGACGCCGATGGCAGAATAGCGCTGAGGCTCTTCGGAGGTATGTCCAAGCCCAGGACCGCCTTCGCCAGGGACAAGACCGGCTTCTTCGTGATGTCGGCCTTATATAGAGCGGCGAGGTCGCTCCCCATCAAGTTCTACGAGGAGCATTTGGTCACCAAGCTCTTCATAAAGAGGGGGCAGTTCGCCGGCCTCATCGCCCTCGATCTGAGGCGCGGCGAGCTGAGGCTCTTCAGAGCTAAGGCGGGCGTGATTGCCACGGGAGGAGGGGGAAGGATGTTCAAGTTGACCACCATGGGCTTCGCCAATACGGGCGAGATGTGGGGCATCGCTCTGAGGGAGGGCATAGCGCTGAAGGACATGGAGTTCGTCCAGTGGCATCCCACTGCGCTAGTCCCGAGCGGGATCCTGATAAGCGAGGCCGCAAGAGCCGAGGGCGCCTATCTCGTGAACAAGCTCGGCGAGAGGTTCATGGCGCGTTACGCACCACAGAGGATGGAGCTGGCCCCAAGGGACGTAGTCGCCAGGGCGATAGCCACCGAGTGTATGGCCGGAAGGGGGTTTATACACGAGGAGTCAAAGATGTGCTACGTAGGTCTCGATCTGAGACATATAGACCCACAGAGGATGAAGGAGAGGCTTCCTCTGTTGATGGAGGTAGTCAGGACGTACGCCGGCCTGGACCCCACCAAGGACTTGATCCCGGTGGCGCCCGCCGTGCACTACTTCATGGGAGGGATACACACGGACCTACACGGGAGAGTGTTGGACGCCAACGGGAGATGGATCATAGGCCTCTGGGCCGCGGGCGAGGCCGCCTCAGTCTCTGTGCATGGGGCCAACAGACTTGGCTCGAACTCTCTGGCCGAGTGCGCCGTGTGGGGCAGATTGACGGGCATTCAAGCCGCCGAGTTTGCCTCGTCGACCCAACAGCCCCCCGCCCTCGATCTGGAGGCGAAGACCGTGTACGGCGCAGAGGAGAGGAGGATATTCGACAAGCTTCTTCACCGTGAGAGCGGAGGGATATCTCTGGGCCAAGTAAAGTCGGCCATCCAAGAGGCTCTCCACAGCGGCGCGGGCATATTCAGACACAAGTCCACTATCGAGGAGGCCCTTACTAAGGTCACGAGGACGGCCGCTAAGGTGATGCAAGTGAACGTACACGATGTGGGGAGGACCTACAACATGGAGCTCAAGGAGCTGTTGGAGCTCGACGGAGCCGTGCTCGCGGCACAAGTGATACTCATGGGCGCCTACTTTAGACAAGAGTCGAGGGGGTCCCACTATCGGTTGGACCACCCCAGCCGCGACGACTCCAGATGGCTGGTCCACACTATCGCCTATAGATACGGCGATGGGGTCGTCCTAAAGTGGGAGCCCGTGAGGATCTTGAAATGGCCGCCCGAGGTCAGATCCTATTAAAGCTCGGCGATGAGATCCTTCACTACTTTGTCTGTCAGAGGCTCGACGTAGACTGCGTTGGTCCCTAAGTCGGATATCTTGGTTGCACAGGCGAGCCGCGGCGTTCCGTTTATCTTCACCATACATGCGCCGCAGATGCCCATTCTGCACGCGTAGCGGAACGCCAGAGAGCCGTCTAGATCGTCTCTCACCTTTATCAAGAGGTCGAGGATCGTCGTGTTGGAGTCGGCGTCGACCGTGTACTTCTGTTCGTACTGTGCTCCGTCTCTATATCGTTTCACCGTCAATATGACCTTCACGGCAACACTATGGGCCTTATCGATCTCCCCGATCTGAGGGCCTCCACGGCCTCGTTGATCTGCTCCAGCTTATAGAAGTCGCGGGCCATAAGCTCGGGCCTCAAGAGGCCGCGCTCGACCATGCCGATAACCTTGGGCAGATCGACGCGAGGCCTTGCGCCGTAGCTGCCGATCACACTGATGCCTCCCCTCACCACGCGCGCGACGTGTAGCGGCGCCTTCTTGCCCAGCCCCATGAGGCCGACCAACACCACTCTTCCGCCGGTTGAGGCCATATCGATAGCTTGTTCCACTGTCTGCTCGCTGCCCACCGCCTCCACGACTACGTCGGCGCCTCTTCCGTCTGTGAGCTTCCTCACCTCGGCCACCGCATCGCCGTCCCTAGCGTTTACAACCTCGGCGCCCATCTCGGCCGCAAGCTTTAGCTTCTCCGGGTTTCTGCCCACCGCTATGACTCTGGCTCCCACAGCCCTTGCCACTTGGACGATCGCCAGTCCCACGCCGCCCGTGCCTATCACGGCCACTGTGTCGCCCGGCTGCACAGAGCCCGAGTTCACGACTGCGCCGTAGGCGGTCAAGAAAGCGCAGCCCAACATGGCGAGCTCCGGCCTGTTGGCCAACCTCGGCGGGAGCTTGGCGACCGCTGAGGCTGGGACCACAGCCTCCTGCGCCCAGAGGCCTCCCAGAAATATCCTCAAGGGCTCGCCGCTCTTCCTCCTTCTGAGCCGCGTAGTGCCGTCCAATAGCACTCCCTTTAATCTGACCTCTGAGAACCTCTCGCAGAGGTTCTCGTGGCCTCTGGCGCAGTTCCTACATCTGCCGCAGGGCCATATGAAGCTGGTGACCACTAAGTCGCCGCGGGAGAGCCCTTGCACGTCAGGCCCCACTTCGATTACCTCGGCCACGGCCTCATGGCCTGGCACCAAGGGGGGCGGCACGGGGGTTGCCCCCTCTAGGACGTAGAGGTCGCTGTGGCAGACTCCCGCCGCTTTGACTCTAAGCGCCACTTCCCCCGACTTGGGAGGCTCTACGTCTACCTCCTCTATAACGAGCTCACTGTTATATTTCTCCAATATAGCGGCCTCCATGGTGCGCGTTGAAAGGACTCTTTTAAAATTTTTTCTAAAAGATATTAATATTTTATATTTATCATTATATTCTATTAAGTTCTAATGTAAAGAATAAAAAGATTTATATTAAGTCTGTTTTCAAGCGATAATGATTCCGCGGCTCATGTGCACTCAACATCCTGACACGACCGTCAAGATAACGGCGGGCGAGGAGGTAGACGAGGCCCTTGTGGCCTACACTGCGTACGGATGCGAGGAGGTCATGGTCGATTATGAGGGCAAGCTGACGCCCTTCACTCAGCCCAAGGAGATCGTCATGAGGGCGTTGGCCGCCGGCGTGAAGTTGGGCGAGAAGTTCTTCATCACTCCCAGGCTTCCGAACCCCAAACTGGAGGAGTTCGATAGGGCGATGCTGTCTCTTGAGGCGGCGGTAGTGGCCAACTACTTCTCGCTTAAGTATATGGACACCCAGGCGGTGAGGTGGGTCGTGTTGCCCATGGTGGAGGACCTAGACACAGTTCTCCTGGTTAGGAGAATGTTGAGGAGGAAAATACAAGCATACAGGGAGGAGACAAACCTCGAGATCTCCGACATAGAGGTTATACCGCTGATCGAGGACGCCTTCGCCCAACTCAAATTTGAGGCGTTTCTCGCCGAGATAATGAGGGACGGGCGCGTGGAGAGCTTCCGCCTGTTCTTGGGCAAGTCAGACTCAGCTGTGAAGTACGGACACATAGCCTCGGCTCTGGCAATCGTCTGGGTGTTGTCCAGAGTGAGGAGGGCCGAACAGGAGCTGGGCATCAAGATACATCCCATCCTCGGCATGGGCACTCCGCCCTTCAGAGGAGCTATAAACAACCCTGCTCTGGCCCACCTGGAGGTGATTCAATACGCCGGCTACCACACTGCCACTATCCAGTCGGCTATACGTTACGATGCGTCCTTCGAGGACTATATCAAGGTGAAGGACTCCATACTGAACGCCTGTTGCATGGACGCGAGAGGGGTCGACGATGTGGACAAGCTCGTGGGCGAGGCAGCCACGAGCTACAAGTCCGTAGTAGCGAAATATGTGAACGCGCTCCTCGAGGTGGCGAGGCTAGTGCCCTCCACGAGGGACAGAGTCAGTTGGAAGGTCTACGGGAGACAGTTCGTGGCCGAGGATAGAGCAGTCAATATGCCCAGAGCAATAGTCTATACCTCCACTTGGTACGCGATGGGCCTCCCGCCCATATTCTTGGACTCGCCCTTTATAGTGAAGTTGGCCAAGGAGGACAGGCTAGACGGCTTGCTCAAGTCGCTCCCTACTCTCAAGAAGGAGTGGGAGTACGACTCGGAGTTCTTCGACTACGACACTGCCGCCAAATACATCGGAGAGGAATTGATAAAAAGCGTCAGAGAGGCCATGGACTACATGGGCATAAACCCGAGGACGAACGGAGCCTACGCGGCGCTTCTGAGGATGCCCCGGAGCGAGTCCAACATAATCGCCATGGGCAAATACAGAAAGTTCCTGGGTTAATATGTCGTTGGGACAGTTTGTTAAGAGAAGCCCGCTGACCGCACGCCCCGAGACTCCGTTGAGAGAGATCGTCAGACTCATGGCCGAGAACAACGTTGGCTCCGTCGTCCTAGTCGACGATGCCAATAAGCCCGTGGGTATTATTACTGAGAGGGACGTAGTGAAGGCGCTCGCCAGAGGTCTCACATTGGACGACCAAGCCTCCCGGGCCGGCACTATGGGGGACCTAGTGACGGCGCAGCCCTCCGAGGACGCCTACGTTGCACTGAAAAGAATGCGCGAGAGGAGGATAAGGCACTTGGTCTTGGTGAATAACGACGGGACTCTCGCCGGCGTGATATCTATACGCGATCTGTTGGAGGATGTAGCGTTAAAATACCTCGGGGATAAAGTATGGTGGCCTCCTCCGGAGGATTGAAGGTCGGGGATCTTGTCAGAAGACCCCCCTTGGTCATCCACCCCGACTCCACGTTGTTGGAGGCGGTTGACAGACTGATGGAGCACAACGTGGGCGCTCTGGTCGTCGTTAGGCGGGAGGAGCCCGACAAGGCTGTGGCGGTGCTCTCGGAGAGAGACATAGTGCGGGCCCTCAACATGAGGATGGCCCTCTCCACGCCCGTCGAGGCCTTTATGTCTCCAGGGGTTATCTCCATAGAGTACGACCAGCCGTTGTCGAAAGCCGCCGAGCTTATGTGGAGATACAACGTAAGACATTTAGTTGTCACCAAGGAGGGCAAGCTCTACGGAGTCATATCTATACGCGACTTGATCAAGCCTGAATCGCTCCAGGCGATATGTAGGGAGGGGCTGTTTCACAGTTCTTGATCGTTGCCCCCATGCCCGATGGCCCCGCGCCGGAGGCAGCCGGGCTGTCAGCGAAGGCGCAGGCGAGGAGGAGGCCCTTGGGCGCGAGCGGCCGGCTGCAATCAGCGGTGGACGCCTAGGGACAGACGGGGCGCCTGACCATATAAATATGGTATATACTGGAAAGGGGAAATATATAGCATTACCTCTATAATTTATTTATTGAACATCTTTATGGTACTGGCCTATCTCGTTGCCGCCGGCATGAGCAAGATAGGCAAGAGGGAGGAGAGCTCGCGGGAGCTCGTCGAAGAGGCCTTCCGCGAGGTCCTAGAGGTCGTGGATCCGAGGGAGATAGAGGCGGTCTACGTCGGCGTCCAGTCTGAGACGTACGAGCACCAGATAATGTACGGCTCCCTCATCGCTGAGGCGCTCGGCCTCCTGCCCAGGGAGGCGTATAGAGTTGAAGCGTGCGCCGCCGCAGGCGCGTTGGCGCTTCATAACGCCGTATTGGCGGTCAGATCGGGGCTTGTTGACGTTGCTCTGGCGGTGGGCGTCGAGAAGATGACCGCCAAGAGCACTCAAGAGGTCACAGACGCCCTCATGGCGGCCAGCGACCTCGTCGACCAGCTCAGCGGAGTGACGATACCTGCCCACTACGCCATGGTGGCGAGGAGGTATATGTACCTCTACGGCGCAACTGAGGAGGATCTGTGCGCCGTGGCTGTCAAAAACCACAGACACGCTTTAGAAAACCCCAAGGCCCACTTCAGAAAGGCCATAAGCGTGGAAGAGTGCCTCAGGAGCAAGCCCGTGGCCACTCCGTTGAAGTTGCTCGATTCGGCGCCCATAAGCGACGGAGCGGCACTCGCCGTAGTGGCCTCCGAGAGGGCCGCGAGGAGGCTGACCGACGCGCCGGTGAAGATATTGGCGTCGACGGTGGCCACGGACACTCTGAGCGTATCCCAGAGGGACGACCTAATCTGGCCCAGGGCAGTGTACGAGGCCGCCCAGAGGGCCTACAGACAGTCGGGCCTGGAGCCCTCGAAGATCCAAGTGGCCGAGGTTCATGACGCCTTCACTATAAACGAGATACTCATGTACGAGGCCCTGGGATTTGCCGAGAGGGGGAAGGGGTATCTGCTTGCGCGAGAGGGCCAGACCTACATAGGAGGGAAAATACCGGTAAACCCAGATGGCGGCCTCAAGGCCAGGGGACACCCCATCGGCGCCACGGGCTTAGCCCAGATCTATGAGCTCTACCTACAGCTGACGGGTAGAGCGGGGCGGAGGAACACGGGCGCCGAGATCGGAATAGCCGTCAACGAGGGCGGCGTCAACTCAACGGCGGTGGTACACATACTGTCGGCATGACCTCCCTCCTCTTCAGAGGGCTGGCGGAGGGGAAGCTCTTGGGCTCAGTCTGTCCGAGCTGCGGGGCGCGCGCCTTTCCGCCGAAGCGCCTCTGTCCCAAGTGCTACAGAGAGATGGAGATTGTGGAAATACCCAAGAGGGGGTATGTGTTGACCTACAGCGAGGTCTACGTCTCTAACGGCCTCTACGATCCTCCCTATACGGTGGCCATAGCCGATTTCGGCGGGTTCAGAGTGCCTGGGCTTGTGGACGGCAGAGTAGAGATAGGAGACGCAGTGGAGTGGAGCGTGGCTGAGACCAAAGCGGGCCTGTGGTACAAGTTCAAGAGGGCTGGAGACAATCCTTAATAATAATGTCTTTCTAGAGATCTATGGAGTTCTCTATAACTGGAGAGGACAAGATATTCCTCGATTCGGTCAAGGCGTTCGTCGAGCGCGAGATAGCGCCCCGTTGGGTCGATATCGACGAAGGGAGATGGGCCATAGAGGACGTCGCCGCAGCTCTCGGCAAGGCGGGGCTCATAGGGATCCCCCTAAGCTCTAGGTACGGAGGCCAAGACGGCGCATTTCTGCAGGCGGCTCTGGCCGTGGAGGAGTTGGCGTACGCCGACCCCTCGCTCGCAACTCCGGTCTACGTACTGCTTGAGACTGCGTGGCCCTTCGTAGTGCAGAGGTACGGCAGAGATGAGGTCAAGGAGGAGGTCCTGCCCGAGGTGGCCAAAGGCAGGGCCTTCGTGGGGATAGCGTCCACGGAGCCTCAAGGAGGGAGCGACGTGGCCTCTTTCCAGACCAAGGCTGTGAGGGAGGGGGGCGTCTGGAGGCTGTACGGCGAGAAGAACATGGTGACCGGCGTGGCGACGGCACTGAACCTCCCCTACGGCGGCGGCGCGGTGGCCATAGTTAGGACGGGGAGGCCCGAGGACAAACATAGGGGTATAAGCCTCTTCCTAGCTTTGCTCAAGAGGAGGGGGATCAAGAGGGAGGGGTTCACCTATAGAGACTGGGGCGAAATAGGGCGGCACGGACTTCCCACGGGGTATCTCACCTTCAACGGGCTGGAGGTCGAGGAGCAGTTCCTCTTGGGAGAGCTCAACGGCGGCTTCAAGATAGCCATGGAGGGCTTCGACTTGGCCAGGACCATGATAGGCGCGGCGGCCGTCGGAGCAACTCGATGGCTCTTGGACAGAGGCCTTGAGTGGATAAGGCAGAGGACAGTGTTCGGGAGGCCCATCGCCTCATATCAAGCGATCTCCTTCAAATTCGCAGAGCTCTACGCGCGCCTGGAGGCAGCGAGGTTGGCGGTGTATAAGGCGGCGTGGATAGCCGATAGATTCTTCAGAGGGGACACGGCGTTCACCATCAAGGACGTGGCAACCGCTGGGGCCACGGCGAAGCTCCTCGCCGTCCCGCTCGCCGTAGAGACGGCGTTGGAGGTCATGAAGTGGTTCGGCGGAGCTGCGTACTTTAAGGAGACCAACGTCGCGCGGGTCCTGTTGGGGGCTCTGTCCTACTACGTGGGCGCCGAGGGGGCAGAGAATATAATGAAGCTGATAATAGCTAGGAACATCGTGGGGAAGGACTATGTCTAAGTATCCACAGCTGGGGGAGGAGCACGAGCTGGTGAGAAAGACGGCTAGGGAGTTCGCCGAGAGGAGGGTGGTGCCGGCCGCCAGAGCTATCGACGAAGGCAACTATCCCAGAGACCTCTTGAGGGAAATGGGCGATCTGGGACTCCTAGCTCCACATATACCTCAAGAGTTCGGCGGCGCCGGCCTAGACTTCAGAAGCATGGTGATAGTAGTGGAGGAGATAGCTAAGGCGAGCCCCGCCTTAGCCACGGTAGCGGAGGTGCAGGGCTCCATGATATCCTATAACCTATACCGATACGCTCAGCCCAACGTCAGAGAGAAGTGGTTGGAGGACGTGGCCAAGGGCCGGAAGATAGTGGCCTTCGCCCTCTCCGAGCCGTGTTGCGGCAGCGATGCTGCGGCTATACAGACGAGGGCCGAGAGGAGGGGCGGAGAGTGGGTCATTAACGGCGTAAAGCTGTGGATAACCTCGGGCCTATACGCCGACGCCTACCTAGTGGCCGCCAGGACGGGGCCGCCGGAGCTGAGGCATAAGTCCATCAGCCTCTTCCTAGTGGAGAGATCGAGATGTATTGAGACATCGCCCATAAAGGTCATGGGAGTCCACGGGACGGGCACCGCCGAGGTCAAATTCAACGACTGCGTTGTGGGGGAGGAGGCGCTGGTGGGGAAGCTCAACGAGGGCTTCCAAGTGGTCTTGGACGATTTGAACAACGGAAGGACTTGCGTGGGGGCAATAGGCTTGGGCATAGCTGAGGCGGCCTTCGCCGAGGCCTACGCCTACTCGAAGAAGAGGACCGCCTTCGGGAGGCCGCTGGCCGAGTTCCAAGTCCTCCAACACTACCTCGCCAACGCCTACGTCCAGACAGAAGCCGTGAGGAACGTGGTCTATCTGGCGGCCTTCTACAGAGATGCGGACGATCCGAGCTTCCCCATGTATGCCCAGCTGGCCAAAGTGTTGGGCTCTAGACTGGCCGTCGAGACCACCAGAGTCGCCATGCAGATCATGGGGGGCTTCGGCTACTCCACCGAGTCGAGGGTCGAGATGTTGTATAGAGACGCCAAGGCCACTGAGATCTATGAGGGCGCGAACGAGGTCATATTGAACACGATATATAAATTCTTGGAGAAAGCTCTATAGGGGCCTCTTCAGCTCGTAGGGCCTCCACCCGAGCTGTCTCCTGAACTCGTTTATGAGCTCCACGGCCTTTTCCTTCTCCTCCTTGGGCATATCCCGCTTGTGGAGGACTCCCATGAACAAGGCGTAGAGTCTCGCGTTTATCACCTTGGGAGAAAGGCCGTACTCCATGTCCTCCTTGAGCTCGTCCAATATCTCCTTCACCTCTTCGGCGCTCGTTAGGCCCTTC includes:
- the ppcA gene encoding phosphoenolpyruvate carboxylase, encoding MIPRLMCTQHPDTTVKITAGEEVDEALVAYTAYGCEEVMVDYEGKLTPFTQPKEIVMRALAAGVKLGEKFFITPRLPNPKLEEFDRAMLSLEAAVVANYFSLKYMDTQAVRWVVLPMVEDLDTVLLVRRMLRRKIQAYREETNLEISDIEVIPLIEDAFAQLKFEAFLAEIMRDGRVESFRLFLGKSDSAVKYGHIASALAIVWVLSRVRRAEQELGIKIHPILGMGTPPFRGAINNPALAHLEVIQYAGYHTATIQSAIRYDASFEDYIKVKDSILNACCMDARGVDDVDKLVGEAATSYKSVVAKYVNALLEVARLVPSTRDRVSWKVYGRQFVAEDRAVNMPRAIVYTSTWYAMGLPPIFLDSPFIVKLAKEDRLDGLLKSLPTLKKEWEYDSEFFDYDTAAKYIGEELIKSVREAMDYMGINPRTNGAYAALLRMPRSESNIIAMGKYRKFLG
- a CDS encoding CBS domain-containing protein; translation: MSLGQFVKRSPLTARPETPLREIVRLMAENNVGSVVLVDDANKPVGIITERDVVKALARGLTLDDQASRAGTMGDLVTAQPSEDAYVALKRMRERRIRHLVLVNNDGTLAGVISIRDLLEDVALKYLGDKVWWPPPED
- a CDS encoding CBS domain-containing protein; the protein is MVASSGGLKVGDLVRRPPLVIHPDSTLLEAVDRLMEHNVGALVVVRREEPDKAVAVLSERDIVRALNMRMALSTPVEAFMSPGVISIEYDQPLSKAAELMWRYNVRHLVVTKEGKLYGVISIRDLIKPESLQAICREGLFHSS
- a CDS encoding thiolase domain-containing protein; protein product: MVLAYLVAAGMSKIGKREESSRELVEEAFREVLEVVDPREIEAVYVGVQSETYEHQIMYGSLIAEALGLLPREAYRVEACAAAGALALHNAVLAVRSGLVDVALAVGVEKMTAKSTQEVTDALMAASDLVDQLSGVTIPAHYAMVARRYMYLYGATEEDLCAVAVKNHRHALENPKAHFRKAISVEECLRSKPVATPLKLLDSAPISDGAALAVVASERAARRLTDAPVKILASTVATDTLSVSQRDDLIWPRAVYEAAQRAYRQSGLEPSKIQVAEVHDAFTINEILMYEALGFAERGKGYLLAREGQTYIGGKIPVNPDGGLKARGHPIGATGLAQIYELYLQLTGRAGRRNTGAEIGIAVNEGGVNSTAVVHILSA
- a CDS encoding Zn-ribbon domain-containing OB-fold protein — translated: MTSLLFRGLAEGKLLGSVCPSCGARAFPPKRLCPKCYREMEIVEIPKRGYVLTYSEVYVSNGLYDPPYTVAIADFGGFRVPGLVDGRVEIGDAVEWSVAETKAGLWYKFKRAGDNP
- a CDS encoding acyl-CoA dehydrogenase family protein produces the protein MEFSITGEDKIFLDSVKAFVEREIAPRWVDIDEGRWAIEDVAAALGKAGLIGIPLSSRYGGQDGAFLQAALAVEELAYADPSLATPVYVLLETAWPFVVQRYGRDEVKEEVLPEVAKGRAFVGIASTEPQGGSDVASFQTKAVREGGVWRLYGEKNMVTGVATALNLPYGGGAVAIVRTGRPEDKHRGISLFLALLKRRGIKREGFTYRDWGEIGRHGLPTGYLTFNGLEVEEQFLLGELNGGFKIAMEGFDLARTMIGAAAVGATRWLLDRGLEWIRQRTVFGRPIASYQAISFKFAELYARLEAARLAVYKAAWIADRFFRGDTAFTIKDVATAGATAKLLAVPLAVETALEVMKWFGGAAYFKETNVARVLLGALSYYVGAEGAENIMKLIIARNIVGKDYV
- a CDS encoding acyl-CoA dehydrogenase family protein — translated: MSKYPQLGEEHELVRKTAREFAERRVVPAARAIDEGNYPRDLLREMGDLGLLAPHIPQEFGGAGLDFRSMVIVVEEIAKASPALATVAEVQGSMISYNLYRYAQPNVREKWLEDVAKGRKIVAFALSEPCCGSDAAAIQTRAERRGGEWVINGVKLWITSGLYADAYLVAARTGPPELRHKSISLFLVERSRCIETSPIKVMGVHGTGTAEVKFNDCVVGEEALVGKLNEGFQVVLDDLNNGRTCVGAIGLGIAEAAFAEAYAYSKKRTAFGRPLAEFQVLQHYLANAYVQTEAVRNVVYLAAFYRDADDPSFPMYAQLAKVLGSRLAVETTRVAMQIMGGFGYSTESRVEMLYRDAKATEIYEGANEVILNTIYKFLEKAL